The following coding sequences lie in one Isoptericola variabilis 225 genomic window:
- a CDS encoding transketolase family protein, producing the protein MSMRDRFYAELDPVLERHPDAVVVLAVIGAAQASRASARHPGRVVDVGIREQAMVGVAGGLALAGLRPIVHTYAPFLVERAYEQVKLDLGHQDVGALLVSTGASYDASTAGRTHQAPADVALVAALPGWGVHVPGHADELAALVHREAGATGRAYVRMSAQHNARAYPVDGRLHLVRDGGAGSPLVVAVGPMLDTVLAAVADLPVRVAYTATPHPLDTEGLRALAGPVPALAVVEPYLEGTSAHAVAAALADRPSRAVHVGVPRDAELRRYGTPRDHAAAHGLDAAGVRRRVKELLG; encoded by the coding sequence ATGAGCATGCGGGACCGGTTCTACGCCGAGCTCGACCCGGTGCTCGAGCGGCACCCCGACGCGGTCGTCGTCCTCGCCGTCATCGGCGCGGCCCAGGCCTCCCGGGCGTCGGCGCGCCACCCGGGGCGCGTCGTCGACGTGGGCATCCGCGAGCAGGCGATGGTCGGCGTCGCGGGCGGGCTCGCGCTCGCCGGGCTGCGCCCGATCGTGCACACGTACGCGCCGTTCCTCGTCGAGCGCGCCTACGAGCAGGTCAAGCTCGACCTCGGCCACCAGGACGTCGGCGCGCTGCTCGTGAGCACCGGCGCGTCTTACGACGCCAGCACCGCCGGCCGCACGCACCAGGCGCCCGCCGACGTCGCGCTCGTCGCCGCGCTGCCCGGCTGGGGCGTGCACGTGCCGGGGCACGCCGACGAGCTCGCCGCCCTCGTGCACCGCGAGGCCGGCGCGACCGGGCGCGCGTACGTGCGCATGTCGGCGCAGCACAACGCGCGGGCGTACCCCGTCGACGGGCGCCTGCACCTCGTGCGGGACGGCGGTGCGGGCTCGCCGCTCGTCGTGGCCGTCGGGCCGATGCTCGACACGGTGCTCGCCGCGGTCGCGGACCTGCCCGTGCGCGTCGCGTACACCGCGACGCCGCACCCGCTCGACACCGAGGGCCTGCGCGCGCTCGCCGGCCCCGTGCCGGCGCTCGCCGTCGTCGAGCCGTACCTCGAGGGCACGAGCGCGCACGCGGTCGCCGCGGCGCTCGCCGACCGGCCGAGCCGGGCGGTGCACGTGGGCGTGCCGCGCGACGCCGAGCTGCGCCGGTACGGCACGCCGCGCGACCACGCGGCCGCGCACGGGCTCGACGCCGCCGGGGTGCGGCGGCGGGTCAAGGAGCTCCTGGGCTGA
- a CDS encoding phage holin family protein: protein MNLLVRILVTALALWLTTLILPDRLEILGGDSTGGRILAVLIVAAVFSLVTMIVKPIVAALSLPLLILTLGLFFLVINAFMLWITTWLTAQDFFGEYGLVVDGGFWWYVWIGLIIAVLQAIIGAFAPKKG, encoded by the coding sequence ATGAACCTCCTCGTGCGCATCCTCGTGACCGCGCTGGCGCTGTGGCTGACCACCCTCATCCTGCCCGACCGCCTCGAGATCCTCGGGGGCGACTCGACCGGCGGCCGCATCCTGGCGGTGCTCATCGTGGCGGCCGTGTTCTCGCTCGTGACGATGATCGTCAAGCCGATCGTGGCCGCGCTGTCCCTGCCGCTGCTCATCCTCACGCTCGGGCTGTTCTTCCTCGTGATCAACGCGTTCATGCTGTGGATCACCACGTGGCTCACGGCCCAGGACTTCTTCGGCGAGTACGGGCTCGTGGTCGACGGCGGCTTCTGGTGGTACGTGTGGATCGGCCTCATCATCGCGGTCCTGCAGGCGATCATCGGAGCGTTCGCCCCGAAGAAGGGCTGA
- the purB gene encoding adenylosuccinate lyase: protein MHAVTSPAQQTRVNLADVTPPIALGPLDGRYRAAVAPLVDHLSEAALNRARIHVEVEWLVTLCNGVPGVTDGAVVPGAPTLTDEEIAYLRRIPATFGADEIAELAAIERETVHDVKAVEYFIKRRIAAAPEALGTTNLPAASELVHFACTSEDINNLSYALMVAGAVRDVWLPAATALADQLAGMAREHAGVPMLSRTHGQPATPTTMGKELAVLAHRLRRQLRRIEAAEYLGKLNGATGTYGAHAVAVPGVDWPAVSKAFVEGLGLTWNPLTTQIESHDWQAEVYADVARFNRILHNLATDVWTYISLGFFTQIPVAGATGSSTMPHKVNPIRFENAEANLEISCSLLDTLSATLVTSRLQRDLTDSTTQRNVGPAFGHSLLAIDNVRRGLKALAVNADLMAADLDENWEVLGEPVQSAMRAASVAGVEGMENPYERLKDLTRGQRVDAARMRDFVAGLGLPDDVARRLTELTPASYTGLAEKLVADYLD, encoded by the coding sequence ATGCACGCCGTGACCTCTCCCGCGCAGCAGACCCGTGTCAACCTCGCCGACGTCACCCCGCCGATCGCGCTGGGCCCGCTCGACGGCCGCTACCGCGCCGCGGTGGCGCCGCTCGTCGACCATCTGAGCGAGGCCGCGCTGAACCGGGCGCGCATCCACGTCGAGGTCGAGTGGCTGGTCACGCTGTGCAACGGTGTGCCGGGCGTGACCGACGGCGCCGTCGTGCCGGGCGCGCCGACGCTGACCGACGAGGAGATCGCCTACCTGCGGCGCATCCCCGCGACGTTCGGGGCCGACGAGATCGCCGAGCTGGCCGCGATCGAGCGCGAGACGGTGCACGACGTCAAGGCCGTCGAGTACTTCATCAAGCGTCGCATCGCCGCCGCGCCCGAGGCGCTGGGCACCACGAACCTGCCCGCGGCGAGCGAGCTCGTGCACTTCGCGTGCACCTCGGAGGACATCAACAACCTCTCGTACGCGCTCATGGTCGCCGGCGCGGTCCGCGACGTCTGGCTGCCCGCCGCGACGGCGCTCGCCGACCAGCTCGCCGGCATGGCGCGCGAGCACGCGGGCGTGCCCATGCTCAGCCGGACGCACGGCCAGCCGGCCACGCCGACCACGATGGGCAAGGAGCTCGCGGTCCTCGCCCACCGCCTGCGCCGCCAGCTGCGCCGCATCGAGGCCGCCGAGTACCTCGGCAAGCTCAACGGCGCCACGGGCACGTACGGCGCGCACGCCGTCGCGGTGCCGGGCGTCGACTGGCCCGCCGTGTCGAAGGCGTTCGTCGAGGGCCTCGGGCTCACCTGGAACCCGCTGACCACGCAGATCGAGTCGCACGACTGGCAGGCCGAGGTCTACGCCGACGTCGCCCGGTTCAACCGGATCCTGCACAACCTCGCGACCGACGTGTGGACCTACATCTCGCTCGGGTTCTTCACGCAGATCCCTGTCGCGGGCGCGACCGGCTCCTCGACCATGCCGCACAAGGTCAACCCGATCCGGTTCGAGAACGCCGAGGCGAACCTCGAGATCTCGTGCTCGCTCCTGGACACGCTCTCGGCCACGCTGGTCACCAGCCGCCTCCAGCGCGACCTCACGGACTCGACGACGCAGCGCAACGTCGGGCCCGCGTTCGGCCACTCGCTGCTCGCGATCGACAACGTGCGCCGCGGCCTCAAGGCCCTGGCCGTCAACGCCGACCTCATGGCCGCCGACCTCGACGAGAACTGGGAGGTGCTCGGCGAGCCGGTCCAGTCCGCGATGCGCGCGGCGTCGGTCGCCGGCGTCGAGGGCATGGAGAACCCGTACGAGCGGCTCAAGGACCTCACGCGCGGCCAGCGGGTCGACGCCGCGCGCATGCGCGACTTCGTCGCGGGCCTGGGCCTGCCCGACGACGTCGCGCGCCGCCTCACCGAGCTCACGCCGGCGTCGTACACGGGTCTGGCCGAGAAGCTCGTCGCCGACTACCTGGACTGA
- a CDS encoding helix-turn-helix transcriptional regulator translates to MDRAALAAFLRARREALQPSDVGLAAGPRRRTSGLRREEVAALAAMSTDYYTRLEQQRGPQPSEQMLASLARALRLSDDERDYLFRMAGRGTPDRATLTSHVAPALQRVLDRLHDTPALVLSCLGEPLVVNDLAAALFGNTSRVHATGWERSEYHRWFMVPGERELYPEQDRDRHSRGVVASLRAAYGLLGADSRAGELVRLLQAGSEEFASLWERHEVARRFERHKTLVHPVVGQQEMAQSR, encoded by the coding sequence ATGGACAGAGCCGCGCTCGCCGCCTTCCTGCGCGCCCGCCGCGAGGCGCTGCAGCCGTCCGACGTCGGTCTCGCCGCGGGCCCGCGACGCCGCACGTCCGGGCTGCGCCGCGAGGAGGTCGCGGCGCTCGCGGCCATGTCGACCGACTACTACACGCGGCTCGAGCAGCAGCGCGGGCCCCAGCCGAGCGAGCAGATGCTCGCCTCCCTCGCCCGCGCGCTGCGCCTGAGCGACGACGAGCGCGACTACCTGTTCCGCATGGCCGGCCGCGGCACGCCCGACCGCGCCACGCTCACCTCGCACGTCGCCCCCGCGCTGCAGCGCGTGCTCGACCGGCTGCACGACACGCCCGCGCTCGTGCTGTCCTGCCTCGGCGAGCCGCTCGTCGTGAACGACCTCGCGGCGGCGTTGTTCGGCAACACGTCGCGGGTGCACGCCACGGGGTGGGAGCGCAGCGAGTACCACCGCTGGTTCATGGTGCCGGGCGAGCGCGAGCTCTACCCCGAGCAGGACCGCGACCGGCACAGCCGCGGCGTCGTCGCGAGCCTGCGCGCGGCGTACGGCCTGCTCGGAGCCGACTCGCGCGCGGGCGAGCTCGTGCGGCTGCTCCAGGCGGGCAGCGAGGAGTTCGCGTCCCTCTGGGAGCGGCACGAGGTCGCCCGGCGCTTCGAGCGGCACAAGACGCTCGTGCACCCCGTCGTCGGGCAGCAGGAGATGGCTCAGTCCAGGTAG
- the soxR gene encoding redox-sensitive transcriptional activator SoxR produces MEPHLTIGEVARRSGVAPSGLRYYESLGLIASERTSGNQRRYRRSVLRRVAFIRTASRVGLTLTQIRDALATLPDRRTPTAQDWTRLSASWRPLLDARIAELERLRDDLDSCIGCGCLSLERCALQNPGDRAAALGPGPRYLEGDTPADAARAEARGGGADAAARP; encoded by the coding sequence ATGGAACCGCACCTGACGATCGGCGAGGTCGCGCGCCGCAGCGGCGTGGCGCCGTCGGGCCTGCGCTACTACGAGTCGCTCGGGCTCATCGCCTCGGAGCGCACGTCGGGCAACCAGCGGCGGTACCGGCGCAGCGTGCTGCGGCGCGTGGCGTTCATCCGCACGGCGTCGCGCGTCGGCCTCACGCTCACCCAGATCCGCGACGCGCTCGCGACCCTGCCCGACCGGCGGACCCCGACCGCGCAGGACTGGACCCGGCTGTCGGCGTCGTGGCGCCCGCTGCTCGACGCGCGCATCGCCGAGCTCGAGCGCCTGCGCGACGACCTTGACTCGTGCATCGGCTGCGGGTGCCTGTCGCTCGAGCGCTGCGCGCTGCAGAACCCCGGCGACCGCGCCGCCGCGCTCGGCCCCGGCCCGCGCTACCTCGAGGGCGACACGCCCGCCGACGCCGCGCGCGCCGAGGCACGCGGTGGCGGCGCGGACGCGGCTGCGCGACCGTAG
- a CDS encoding thiamine pyrophosphate-dependent enzyme, protein MTTTRTVPPEVLDLVARVTGDEKHDPSAHSTLVVVWVLYDQVLRVSPDTVDDPHRDRFLLSKGHGPASTYAVLAAKGFFPAAWLDDVASWSSRLGHHPDRTLVPGIEIGSGSLGHGLAIGVGLALGLRLRRSPARVVVLVGDAELDEGSNHEAIAVAGRFGLGNLTCVVVDNHSDGYGWPGGIAARFAVEGWAAADVAARDHAALRDALLRTEPDRPSVVVADTTVEVARAGTEVAA, encoded by the coding sequence ATGACGACGACACGCACCGTCCCGCCCGAGGTCCTCGACCTCGTCGCCCGCGTCACGGGCGACGAGAAGCACGACCCCAGCGCACACTCGACGCTCGTCGTCGTGTGGGTGCTCTACGACCAGGTCCTGCGCGTGTCGCCGGACACGGTCGACGACCCGCATCGCGACCGCTTCCTGCTGTCCAAGGGCCACGGCCCCGCGTCGACGTACGCGGTGCTCGCCGCGAAGGGCTTCTTCCCGGCCGCGTGGCTCGACGACGTCGCGTCCTGGTCCTCGCGCCTGGGCCACCACCCCGACCGGACCCTCGTGCCCGGGATCGAGATCGGCAGCGGCTCGCTCGGGCACGGCCTGGCGATCGGCGTCGGGCTCGCGCTCGGCCTGCGCCTGCGGCGCTCGCCCGCGCGCGTCGTCGTGCTCGTGGGCGACGCCGAGCTCGACGAGGGCAGCAACCACGAGGCGATCGCCGTCGCGGGGCGGTTCGGGCTCGGCAACCTCACGTGCGTCGTCGTCGACAACCACAGCGACGGGTACGGCTGGCCCGGCGGGATCGCGGCGCGGTTCGCGGTCGAGGGGTGGGCCGCCGCCGACGTCGCGGCGCGCGACCACGCGGCGCTGCGCGACGCGCTGCTGCGCACCGAGCCGGACCGGCCGAGCGTCGTCGTCGCCGACACGACGGTGGAGGTCGCTCGCGCGGGCACGGAGGTGGCGGCATGA
- a CDS encoding SDR family oxidoreductase → MKVVVIGALGKVARHLVPLLADAGDEVVGIVRRPEQIDRVADLGADPVLLDVENASAQDVETVLHGADAVVWSAGAGGGNPARTYAVDRDAAIRSMDAAQAAGVRRYVMVSWIGSTPDHGVPEDSSFFPYADAKLAADDHLRGTDLDWTVLGPGTLTDDPATGRIGLVPEGETVPRGGGRVPRADVAQVAAQALREPATVGRFVRFGSGDILIAEALRSL, encoded by the coding sequence GTGAAGGTCGTCGTCATCGGTGCGCTCGGCAAGGTCGCCCGCCACCTGGTCCCCCTGCTCGCCGACGCCGGTGACGAGGTCGTCGGGATCGTGCGCCGCCCCGAGCAGATCGACCGCGTGGCCGACCTCGGCGCCGACCCCGTCCTGCTCGACGTCGAGAACGCGTCGGCGCAGGACGTCGAGACGGTGCTCCACGGGGCGGACGCCGTGGTGTGGTCCGCGGGCGCGGGCGGCGGCAACCCGGCCCGCACCTACGCCGTCGACCGCGACGCCGCGATCCGCTCGATGGACGCCGCGCAGGCGGCCGGGGTGCGGCGGTACGTCATGGTGTCGTGGATCGGGTCGACGCCGGACCACGGCGTGCCCGAGGACTCGTCGTTCTTCCCGTACGCGGACGCCAAGCTCGCCGCCGACGACCACCTGCGCGGCACCGACCTGGACTGGACCGTCCTCGGGCCGGGCACGCTCACCGACGACCCGGCCACGGGACGCATCGGCCTCGTGCCCGAGGGCGAGACCGTCCCGCGCGGCGGCGGGCGCGTGCCGCGCGCCGACGTCGCGCAGGTCGCCGCGCAGGCCCTGCGGGAGCCCGCGACGGTCGGCCGGTTCGTGCGGTTCGGCAGCGGCGACATCCTGATCGCCGAGGCGCTCCGCTCGCTCTGA
- a CDS encoding carbohydrate ABC transporter permease, with amino-acid sequence MTSVDTPPVRAVPRGRLGTRRRRSALLWFLLLAGPNVALLLVFVYRPLLQSLYLSTLQWNLGSPVARSIGLGNYVEWFTAPSTGTVVTTTAVFTVATVGGALVLGLALALLLDRRLRGRDLARTVAFAPYVLSGFAVGILWLFMFDPRYGLVQELLGAVGLASPQWYTARPWPLVMVIVVYLWKNLGYVALIYLAGLQSVPQDLKDAAALDGASSARTLGSIVLPLLTPTTFFLLVTMLLSSLQSFDIIKAMTSGGPLGSTTTLMYSIYQEGFVNGRAGYASAVATVLFVVLLVVTAVQMRFVQRKVHYA; translated from the coding sequence GTGACCTCAGTCGACACCCCACCCGTGCGCGCCGTGCCCCGCGGCCGGCTCGGCACCCGGCGACGCCGCTCGGCGCTGCTGTGGTTCCTGCTCCTCGCCGGGCCCAACGTCGCCCTGCTGCTCGTGTTCGTGTACAGGCCGCTGCTGCAGAGCCTGTACCTGTCGACGCTGCAGTGGAACCTCGGGTCGCCCGTGGCGCGCTCGATCGGGCTCGGCAACTACGTCGAGTGGTTCACCGCCCCCAGCACCGGGACCGTCGTCACGACGACCGCGGTCTTCACGGTCGCGACCGTGGGTGGGGCGCTGGTGCTCGGGCTCGCGCTCGCGCTGCTGCTCGACCGCAGGCTGCGCGGGCGCGACCTCGCGCGCACCGTCGCGTTCGCGCCCTACGTGCTGTCGGGCTTCGCGGTCGGCATCTTGTGGCTGTTCATGTTCGACCCGCGGTACGGGCTCGTGCAGGAGCTGCTCGGCGCCGTCGGCCTCGCGTCGCCCCAGTGGTACACGGCTCGCCCGTGGCCCCTGGTCATGGTGATCGTCGTCTACCTGTGGAAGAACCTCGGCTACGTCGCGCTCATCTATCTCGCGGGCCTGCAGTCCGTGCCCCAGGACCTCAAGGACGCCGCGGCGCTCGACGGCGCCTCGTCGGCCCGCACGCTGGGCTCGATCGTCCTGCCGCTGCTCACCCCGACGACGTTCTTCCTGCTCGTGACGATGCTGCTGTCGTCGCTGCAGTCCTTCGACATCATCAAGGCGATGACCTCCGGCGGCCCGCTGGGCTCGACGACGACGCTCATGTACTCGATCTACCAGGAGGGCTTCGTCAACGGCCGCGCGGGGTACGCGTCCGCGGTCGCGACCGTCCTGTTCGTGGTGCTGCTCGTCGTCACCGCGGTGCAGATGCGCTTCGTCCAGCGGAAGGTCCACTACGCATGA
- a CDS encoding alpha/beta hydrolase: MPGTQGLVSVRHPFDGVTDLDLVAQEASDVAAAVTAALEQAGARPEEPVVLVGHSLGGIVATALAASPEFRAGHRVGGVVTAGSPTAAFATPPGVPVLHLENEEELVSPLDGRSTAENPATADRVTVGRALRDSVHPADVAASGAVAAAHAMPTHLRTLELARTSGSAQVGDVVGRLERLLGGERGTTRFYTARRTLVGEGPVVLAPGEGPVSPSSGRTLR; this comes from the coding sequence GTGCCGGGAACGCAGGGGCTCGTCTCGGTCCGGCACCCGTTCGACGGCGTGACCGACCTGGACCTCGTCGCGCAGGAGGCCTCGGACGTGGCCGCGGCGGTCACGGCCGCGCTCGAGCAGGCGGGCGCCCGGCCCGAGGAACCCGTGGTGCTCGTCGGCCACAGCCTCGGCGGCATCGTCGCGACGGCGCTCGCGGCGTCGCCGGAGTTCCGTGCGGGCCACCGTGTCGGCGGCGTGGTCACCGCCGGCTCCCCGACGGCGGCGTTCGCGACGCCGCCCGGCGTCCCCGTGCTGCACCTGGAGAACGAGGAGGAGCTCGTCTCGCCGCTCGACGGCCGGTCGACCGCCGAGAACCCGGCCACGGCCGACCGGGTGACCGTGGGCCGGGCGCTGCGCGACTCGGTGCACCCGGCCGACGTCGCGGCGTCGGGCGCGGTGGCGGCCGCGCACGCGATGCCGACCCACCTGCGGACGCTCGAGCTCGCGCGCACCTCGGGCAGCGCGCAGGTGGGCGACGTCGTCGGCCGGCTCGAGCGCCTGCTCGGCGGCGAGCGCGGTACGACGCGCTTCTACACCGCCCGGCGCACCCTCGTCGGGGAGGGGCCCGTGGTGCTCGCGCCGGGCGAGGGGCCGGTCAGCCCTTCTTCGGGGCGAACGCTCCGATGA
- the hisC gene encoding histidinol-phosphate transaminase yields the protein MPNTTSPENTVPLRAAVAALPAYVPGARGSAGRVWKLSSNENPYSPLPSVLSAIVEAAGEVNRYPDMYATELVGALAGHVGVEPEQVVVGNGSVAVLQHVLQAVVEAGDEVVFPWRSFEAYPIAVAVAGGRAVTVPVAADGRLDLPAMAAAVTDRTRVVLVCTPNNPTGPVVHAEELDAFLAAVPRDVLVVLDEAYLEFVRDPQAPDGLAVLRRNPNVVLLRTLSKAYGLAGLRVGYAVAEPRLAAGIRAVSTPFGVSHVAQRAAIASLAPTAQGELLERVDALVAERARVTDALREQGWELPETQANFVWFPLGEATTARAAEATAAGVLVRPFAGDGLRVSIGEVEANDAFLAVARSWR from the coding sequence GTGCCGAACACGACCTCGCCCGAGAACACCGTCCCCCTGCGCGCCGCCGTCGCCGCGCTGCCCGCGTACGTGCCCGGAGCGCGCGGGTCCGCGGGCAGGGTGTGGAAGCTGTCGTCCAACGAGAACCCGTACTCGCCGCTGCCGTCGGTGCTGTCGGCGATCGTCGAGGCGGCGGGCGAGGTCAACCGCTACCCGGACATGTACGCGACCGAGCTCGTCGGCGCCCTGGCGGGGCACGTCGGCGTCGAGCCGGAGCAGGTCGTCGTCGGCAACGGCTCCGTGGCGGTGCTGCAGCACGTGCTCCAGGCCGTGGTCGAGGCGGGCGACGAGGTCGTGTTCCCCTGGCGCTCGTTCGAGGCGTACCCCATCGCGGTGGCCGTGGCGGGCGGTCGGGCGGTGACCGTGCCGGTCGCCGCGGACGGCCGCCTCGACCTGCCGGCCATGGCGGCCGCGGTGACCGACCGTACGCGCGTCGTGCTGGTGTGCACGCCCAACAACCCGACCGGCCCCGTGGTGCACGCCGAGGAGCTCGACGCGTTCCTCGCGGCGGTGCCGCGCGACGTGCTCGTGGTCCTCGACGAGGCGTACCTCGAGTTCGTCCGCGACCCGCAGGCCCCCGACGGGCTCGCGGTGCTGCGCCGCAACCCCAACGTCGTGCTGCTGCGCACGCTGTCGAAGGCGTACGGGCTGGCCGGCCTGCGCGTCGGCTACGCCGTCGCCGAGCCGCGGCTCGCGGCCGGCATCCGCGCGGTCTCGACGCCGTTCGGCGTCTCGCACGTCGCGCAGCGCGCGGCGATCGCCTCGCTCGCGCCGACCGCGCAGGGCGAGCTGCTCGAGCGGGTCGACGCGCTCGTCGCGGAGCGCGCGCGCGTGACCGACGCGCTGCGCGAGCAGGGGTGGGAGCTGCCCGAGACCCAGGCGAACTTCGTGTGGTTCCCCCTCGGCGAGGCGACGACGGCGCGCGCGGCCGAGGCGACCGCGGCCGGCGTGCTCGTGCGCCCGTTCGCGGGCGACGGCCTGCGCGTGAGCATCGGCGAGGTCGAGGCCAACGACGCGTTCCTCGCGGTCGCGCGCAGCTGGCGCTGA